Proteins from a genomic interval of Chroococcidiopsis thermalis PCC 7203:
- a CDS encoding FHA domain-containing protein, translated as MPSQPNQNHLLIIEDDQGRKEFVLDGPVYSIGRDSRCDIRLFSQFVSRRHATLVRLPQEDGSSFYRIVDGDAKGKPSANGLLINGRKLQVHDLQDEDEVVFGPRVRAIYYLLKRDTIPSAPLDEYDVTLIGPNMMPDFDD; from the coding sequence ATGCCTTCACAACCCAATCAGAACCATCTACTAATTATAGAAGACGATCAGGGGCGCAAAGAGTTTGTTTTAGACGGTCCTGTTTATTCTATTGGTAGAGACTCCCGCTGCGATATTCGGCTGTTTTCACAGTTTGTATCTCGCCGCCATGCTACTTTAGTTCGATTGCCACAGGAGGATGGCAGTTCCTTCTATCGAATTGTAGACGGTGATGCTAAGGGCAAGCCGAGTGCTAATGGATTATTAATTAACGGTCGCAAGCTTCAAGTCCACGATCTTCAAGACGAGGACGAAGTTGTGTTTGGTCCGAGGGTACGGGCAATCTACTATCTCCTCAAACGCGATACTATTCCCTCAGCGCCACTGGATGAATATGATGTGACGCTGATTGGACCCAATATGATGCCAGATTTTGACGATTAG
- a CDS encoding IS110 family transposase, whose translation MEVIHPYCAGLDVQKKAVLACCITSNSKGERVSQTHSFNNKVPDLLALSDWLGSNGVTHIALDITGEDWKTVYHILEANFSVLVVNAQRIKDVPGRNTDTPDFEWLAELLRHGLIRNSFIHPVPQRDLRDLMRQRHFLVKERLHVVDRLYKVLESANVKLVSMVSDIMHISARALLVAIAEGETNTSNVSDIAIDLRQQQPQDSYFQPVRSHHRFLIANHLNHIDFLDRQIGIFNDKIAEYVQKRIVRITTSGTNQVQPSTHATANSVQTAKLIPSWEEALAAFLNGGRI comes from the coding sequence ATGGAAGTAATACACCCTTACTGTGCGGGTTTGGATGTCCAGAAAAAAGCTGTACTGGCTTGCTGTATTACCTCAAACTCAAAAGGAGAGAGGGTAAGTCAGACGCACAGCTTCAACAATAAAGTGCCGGACTTACTAGCTTTATCTGATTGGCTAGGAAGCAATGGCGTGACTCATATCGCATTGGATATTACTGGTGAAGACTGGAAAACGGTTTATCACATTCTGGAAGCTAATTTTAGCGTTTTAGTTGTCAATGCCCAGCGGATCAAAGATGTGCCAGGGCGTAATACCGATACGCCGGATTTTGAATGGCTAGCCGAATTGCTACGTCATGGTTTGATCCGCAACAGTTTTATTCACCCCGTACCGCAAAGAGACTTACGAGACTTGATGCGCCAGCGTCATTTCTTAGTCAAAGAACGCCTGCATGTGGTCGATCGCCTTTACAAAGTTTTGGAATCAGCCAATGTTAAACTCGTATCTATGGTTAGCGATATCATGCATATCTCTGCCCGTGCTTTACTAGTAGCGATCGCTGAAGGAGAAACGAATACTTCTAATGTCAGCGATATTGCGATCGATCTACGCCAGCAGCAGCCGCAGGATTCCTATTTTCAACCCGTGCGATCGCACCATCGGTTCCTAATTGCCAATCACCTAAATCACATTGATTTTCTCGATCGGCAGATTGGCATTTTTAATGACAAAATTGCTGAATACGTGCAAAAGCGGATCGTTCGCATCACAACTTCTGGCACGAACCAAGTACAACCATCCACACATGCTACTGCTAACTCCGTGCAAACTGCCAAACTCATACCCAGTTGGGAAGAGGCTTTGGCAGCTTTCTTGAATGGAGGTAGAATCTAG
- a CDS encoding dienelactone hydrolase family protein, giving the protein MNRRDLLILSAGVATTPLLVQTGTGNAQTKPTAKGETVTLGQDLQGYYVRPQGSGTFPVIIVFMEAFGLNPNIKNVCDRFAQAGYVALAPDFYHGDVYDYKDLQGAVAKLKSLNDDTVMAEVGQGLDFLAKRQEVAADRIGVTGFCMGGRYTFLANAVHADRFQAAVSFYGSGIGVAKIGRKPLLDRVDAMRSPIMLVYGADDEMIAADEHARISQALSQAKKRYILTVFPNAGHGFLSDRRDSYAAAPAKEAWEMTMNFFQRYLK; this is encoded by the coding sequence ATGAACAGACGCGATTTATTGATTTTATCTGCTGGTGTCGCTACTACACCTCTACTGGTACAAACAGGAACGGGAAATGCTCAAACCAAACCTACAGCCAAAGGCGAAACGGTTACTTTAGGTCAAGATTTACAGGGATATTACGTTCGTCCCCAAGGCAGCGGCACTTTTCCCGTCATCATAGTTTTTATGGAAGCATTTGGCTTAAACCCGAATATTAAAAATGTCTGCGATCGCTTCGCCCAAGCTGGCTATGTTGCCCTTGCCCCAGACTTCTATCATGGTGATGTTTATGACTATAAAGACTTACAAGGAGCAGTAGCTAAACTCAAATCTTTAAACGACGATACCGTAATGGCTGAAGTCGGACAAGGTTTAGACTTCTTAGCCAAACGCCAGGAAGTAGCCGCAGATCGAATTGGCGTAACGGGTTTTTGTATGGGAGGCAGATACACGTTTCTCGCGAATGCCGTACATGCCGATCGCTTTCAAGCAGCAGTCAGTTTTTATGGTAGCGGCATCGGTGTAGCAAAAATAGGACGCAAACCTTTACTCGATCGAGTTGATGCCATGCGATCGCCCATTATGTTAGTTTACGGCGCGGATGATGAGATGATAGCCGCCGACGAACACGCCCGTATTAGCCAAGCTCTTTCCCAAGCGAAAAAACGTTACATTCTCACCGTTTTTCCCAATGCCGGACATGGCTTTTTAAGCGATCGCCGCGATAGCTACGCCGCTGCCCCAGCCAAAGAAGCATGGGAAATGACTATGAATTTCTTTCAACGATATTTGAAATGA